A single Aspergillus puulaauensis MK2 DNA, chromosome 7, nearly complete sequence DNA region contains:
- a CDS encoding uncharacterized protein (COG:S;~EggNog:ENOG410PS02) yields MKPLRRELTSLFPREEWRSLLRSLLRESSYLPDPIARSTCHNKVLQRFRRYHDERRDRIRDNIDRLMKLHKEARAFLSVLQRANDGYPRTLEKVLKLAYGRTGKRRVQMLNDLLAVDAPSDTEAVKALVSGPAQFEEGWEPPKVLMDLLKSQNRNAQLGNRSRLPSKFLQGPATSEKNSWGRSMPLVRRKNIRREWYNTVFGVLLPPLADAELGVLNGLISGDIPWTPTKRRSRQHITSSVEASDVDSRGGVLRKVLTDGPQKEDTFGLYTNGRPHAITRRFMIRHWQRISCMVPRHHWDPEAGRHVFEWDTTVFHSSLALPVKGESSQEIFGGFDVGLDPPKKPKAHSAVR; encoded by the coding sequence ATGAAACCTCTACGGCGCGAGTTGACATCGCTGTTTCCACGAGAGGAATGGCGAAGtcttctccgcagcctccttcgTGAGAGCTCTTACCTCCCTGACCCCATCGCCCGAAGCACATGCCACAACAAAGTCCTACAACGATTCCGCCGATACCATGATGAACGAAGAGATCGCATTCGAGATAATATCGACAGACTGATGAAACTGCACAAAGAGGCCCGGGCCTTCTTGTCGGTTCTACAACGGGCGAATGACGGATACCCGCGAACGCTAGAAAAAGTGCTGAAATTAGCCTATGGACGTACTGGGAAACGGAGGGTCCAAATGCTCAATGATCTGCTTGCGGTTGATGCTCCATCTGACACAGAAGCGGTCAAAGCCCTTGTCTCAGGCCCAGCGCAATTCGAAGAGGGATGGGAGCCGCCGAAAGTCTTGATGGACTTGCTGAAATCCCAGAACCGCAACGCGCAGCTGGGTAATCGCTCTCGCCTCCCTTCTAAGTTCCTCCAGGGACCTGCTACTTCAGAGAAAAATTCCTGGGGCAGGAGTATGCCTTTAGTTCGTCGGAAAAACATCCGACGTGAGTGGTATAATACTGTGTTTGGAGTTCTGCTTCCTCCTTTGGCGGACGCGGAGTTAGGAGTGCTAAATGGCTTGATTTCGGGCGATATACCGTGGACCCCAACgaaaagaagatcaagaCAACACATTACGTCCTCTGTAGAAGCTAGCGATGTAGACTCGAGGGGCGGGGTACTACGGAAGGTTTTGACTGATGGGCCGCAAAAGGAAGACACATTCGGCCTATATACAAACGGACGCCCCCACGCGATCACAAGACGGTTCATGATCCGGCATTGGCAACGGATCTCATGTATGGTCCCACGCCACCACTGGGATCCCGAGGCGGGGAGACACGTTTTTGAATGGGACACGACTGTATTTCATTCAAGCCTTGCCCTTCCCGTTAAGGGGGAAAGTTCGCAGGAGATCTTTGGCGGATTTGATGTTGGGCTGGACCCGCCAAAAAAGCCCAAAGCCCACTCTGCGGTTCGGTGA
- the SWI6 gene encoding putative APSES transcription factor (MbpA) (COG:K;~EggNog:ENOG410PGG6;~InterPro:IPR018004,IPR036887,IPR036770,IPR020683, IPR003163;~PFAM:PF13637;~go_function: GO:0003677 - DNA binding [Evidence IEA]), whose protein sequence is MTTNNHHQARPSLSMSYSQGSIGSANGMSFSQSQLGSFNASQSVASTPRATPPPKSSQQSAMSFNYPNGIPNGTRASFNGFEDMNGYGTMIYHEEFRPQIYRAVYSNVSVYEMEVNGVAVMKRRSDSWLNATQILKVAGVVKARRTKTLEKEIAAGEHEKVQGGYGKYQGTWVNYQRGMELCREYHVEELLRPLLEYDMNPNGTTASGPDSLDTPTKEQAMAAQRKRLYSGMDNRSGPQPQQGTFFQNISRTAATAVNAISKARFESPAGRGGDSRRSSVIRKPSQQMGSQEAQPPFGSQQSTYSIASDSGFGSNIPANGRYTAQDAMSFDQDESMEPPRKRIRSSQPLSFPVDVACMSMNEPTPTEPNDSFYQDMEPLNPIMDDSRHGLDPLPPATTPERFQKMKLIMTLFLDKMTKDFSTHPALVQLSGEDLEVPLDEYRNNSLHWAAMLARMPLVHALVKKGVSISRLNGAGETALQKAVGTRNNLDYRSFPRLLQVLAPTIDVVDRSGRTILHHIAVMAATGHGGHVSAKHYLEALLEFIVRHGGTSLNQQGLNGTASQPGTPLPIEVITLGRFISEIVNLRDDQGDTALNLAGRARSVLVPQLLEVGADPHIPNHTGLRPADYGVGVDMVDGSSQQDGSRNDTFADQLAKTRKEILDATTAQVTAIIQETLGSFDKDLASNLTTKQEKFDHWHAKIRESAKARQIEQKQLDELKRKSIDKTETSRRLKNLEKSSAELLVVLKGMSADAVDLSKPVSLGDADKESGVEIVEFETIFPETFEAMSGFSEAQVAYLRRLPSPEVLQQWVNCYRAFNKETVDEVEGLKSKNVVLGQNYRRMVMACTGWSAEQVDEAAEGLTQCVKEINDNPVPEDEAIEILMRDRGQDW, encoded by the exons ATGACTACCAACAATCACCATCAAGCACGCCCGAGTCTCTCTATGTCCTATTCTCAGGGTAGTATAGGGTCGGCGAACGGCATGTCTTTCTCACAATCACAACTGGGCTCCTTCAACGCTTCACAATCTGTCGCTTCAACACCGCGTGCTACTCCTCCCCCGAAGAGCTCTCAGCAGTCGGCCATGTCGTTCAATTATCCTAACGGCATCCCGAACGGCACGCGGGCTAGTTTCAATGGGTTTGAGGATATGAATGGTTATGGAACAATGATCTACCACGAGGAATTCAGGCCTCAGATTTACAGG GCCGTCTATTCCAATGTTTCGGTATATGAGATGGAAGTGAATGGAGTCGCTGTGATGAAGCGACGCTCTGATTCTTGGCTCAATGCTACCCAAATTCTCAAAGTTGCTGGCGTGGTCAAGGCGCGAAGGACAAAGACCCTAGAAAAGGAAATTGCGGCCGGTGAGCATGAAAAGGTCCAAGGAGGCTATGGTAAATACCAAGGAACATGGGTGAATTACCAAAGGGGCATGGAGCTGTGCCGCGAATACCATGTTGAAGAGTTGTTGAGGCCCCTTTTGGAATATGATATGAACCCTAACGGTACCACGGCGTCTGGCCCTGACTCTTTGGACACCCCGACGAAGGAGCAGGCAATGGCAGCGCAAAGGAAACGGCTGTATAGCGGCATGGACAACCGGAGCGGGCCCCAACCCCAGCAGGGAACTTTCTTTCAAAATATCTCGCGTACCGCTGCTACCGCAGTCAATGCCATTAGCAAGGCCCGGTTTGAATCTCCCGCCGGGAGAGGCGGCGATAGCAGACGATCCAGTGTTATACGGAAACCGTCACAGCAGATGGGCAGCCAAGAAGCACAACCACCCTTCGGAAGCCAACAAAGCACGTACAGTATTGCATCTGATAGCGGCTTTGGGAGTAATATTCCGGCGAATGGCCGCTATACAGCGCAAGATGCCATGAGCTTTGACCAGGATGAATCAATGGAGCCGCCGCGCAAGCGCATTCGTTCTTCGCAGCCGCTCAGTTTTCCTGTTGATGTCGCGTGCATGTCAATGAATGAACCTACCCCTACCGAGCCAAATGATTCGTTCTACCAGGACATGGAGCCATTAAACCCTATTATGGACGACAGCAGACATGGCCTTGatcctctccctccagcCACGACACCCGAAAGGttccagaagatgaagctgatcaTGACTCTCTTTTTGGATAAGATGACCAAGGATTTCTCAACTCACCCGGCGTTAGTTCAACTATCAGGTGAAGATTTGGAAGTCCCACTTGACGAATATCGGAACAATTCATTGCACTGGGCGGCTATGCTTGCTCGTATGCCACTCGTCCATGCGCTTGTCAAAAAGGGTGTTAGCATCTCCCGGCTTAATGGGGCAGGAGAGACGGCTCTGCAGAAAGCTGTTGGCACCCGGAATAATCTTGACTACCGAAGCTTTCCTCGTTTGCTGCAAGTTCTAGCCCCAACAATTGACGTGGTTGACCGGAGTGGGCGGACAATTTTGCATCACATTGCAGTGATGGCGGCAACGGGCCATGGGGGCCATGTGTCGGCAAAACACTATCTCGAAGCATTGCTCGAATTTATCGTTCGCCACGGTGGTACATCGCTCAATCAACAAGGACTGAATGGCACTGCAAGCCAACCAGGCACGCCACTTCCTATTGAGGTCATTACCCTGGGACGATTCATTTCAGAAATTGTCAATCTTCGCGATGACCAAGGGGATACGGCACTTAACCTGGCCGGCCGTGCGCGATCTGTTCTTGTCCCACAGCTGTTGGAAGTTGGTGCAGATCCTCACATTCCTAATCACACCGGTCTTCGCCCGGCTGATTATGGCGTTGGCGTGGATATGGTAGATGGCAGCTCCCAACAAGATGGGAGTCGAAATGATACATTTGCCGATCAATTAGCAAAGACACGGAAAGAAATTCTTGACG CAACGACGGCACAAGTCACTGCCATCATCCAGGAAACATTAGGGTCGTTCGATAAAGACTTGGCCTCAAACTTAACCACGAAGCAAGAGAAATTCGATCACTGGCATGCAAAGATTCGGGAGTCAGCAAAGGCTCGACAAATAGAGCAGAAACAATTGGATGAACTGAAACGCAAGTCTATCGATAAGACAGAAACAAGCAGGCGGTTAAAGAATTTGGAGAAGTCCTCGGCGGAGCTTCTTGTGGTCCTCAAAGGGATGTCCGCGGATGCAGTCGACCTATCGAAGCCAGTATCGCTCGGTGATGCGGATAAAGAATCTGGGGTTGAAATTGTTGAGTTCGAAACCATCTTTCCAGAAACATTTGAAGCCATGTCTGGTTTTTCTGAAGCCCAAGTTGCGTACCTTCGCAGATTGCCGTCTCCCGAGGTTCTCCAGCAATGGGTAAATTGTTATCGGGCGTTTAATAAGGAAACCGTGGACGAAGTTGAGGGTCTCAAATCTAAGAACGTGGTGCTCGGCCAAAACTACCGTCGGATGGTTATGGCTTGCACAGGTTGGTCGGCCGAGCAGGTGGATGAAGCTGCTGAGGGACTAACACAATGTGTCAAGGAGATTAACGACAACCCAGTccccgaggacgaggccatcgagATCCTAATGAGAGATCGAGGTCAGGACTGGTGA
- a CDS encoding tetratricopeptide repeat protein (BUSCO:EOG09260UXC;~COG:L;~EggNog:ENOG410PFUP;~InterPro:IPR013026,IPR011990,IPR019734;~go_function: GO:0005515 - protein binding [Evidence IEA]) — MADSSTPNYPASLDTLFSEISLKTQYDPIRIEDGQIAPVLELPLAKAVFGHSSTDDGSLERVSRGEISYTELVSEKTKAVVAAPIDGLNPEQQRSQLLHIGLAALFAFLQTNVTGPPLEFKSVDVIVPSILRSNLTTLRAVRDRVIRDFSVDGEAAYKLTPCVELFAVAKAILVDADVLIGDGPLVARTIRMRVNFLHQKMLSEVTSTLQDAIYKDLGVISKSLLDVKSSALDKGKFLLERATVHVHHGFDAKARTDLESAAAERKFEFALTGRLGKRTKFQDRDISQLVILAKSAGDESNTDKIEGSDNADGDVSAPKKLDLNDDTLLETISFTKSDKESEEKAVTVQEESTLPPALASLDPGEQPMLDPIDSAILLSFAAAITNTRPEDGLTREETAPYATRVLDGGSSNWQIYTQGLLLRSRIEGYRSRTVERAVLQMQAVVDQVLADTATPDTQTTETQQEPSTFLPRPEREESASAADRLKYIWLLSFSTRWDLESELANRWVNLGGLRTALEIYERLQLWAEVALCYAATDKEDKARITVRRQLYEPTGQTPDDENEQFEGPEISPPPADAPRLFCILGDLQSDPTMYDRAWEVSNHRYARAQRSLARHFLTLQPPALENAAEAYKKSLHINRLNHGAWFALGCVQLELQHWDGAIESFTRTVQLEDTDAEAWSNLAAAMLRTSKPSESDDTQEQLLQEEPRELAEDEEESEEPRSIPQDPHKRKREAIAALHRAAQLKNTDVRIWDNLLTVAASIPPPSTPYRDVIAAQRKVIELLGPKTGEKSIDIPVLGMLVDHLVTAYDYNDLLIQPNSDSTPTEGQKSDTRPEPVIRSGTIAGSILSLIENSVIPLITHSAPLWLLVSTVERFRERPSRALEAHEKAWRATVASASQGAFQMGDEKRWTDIVTATERLVRNGYAKYGPLDREDAVPGDEAELVAKDWRFKARSAVRGIMGKGKEYWEDTEGWERLRELQSEIGGR, encoded by the coding sequence ATGGCCGATTCCTCGACCCCGAACTACCCCGCATCGTTGGACACTCTGTTCAGCGAGATATCGCTAAAAACCCAATATGATCCGATACGCATAGAAGATGGGCAAATAGCACCAGTCCTCGAGCTGCCACTCGCAAAAGCGGTATTCGGACACTCCTCTACAGACGATGGGTCTCTCGAACGCGTATCCCGAGGGGAAATATCATACACCGAGCTTGTGTCGGAGAAAACAAAAGCAGTGGTTGCCGCACCTATCGATGGCCTAAACCCTGAGCAGCAGAGGTCCCAATTGCTGCACATCGGCCTCGCCGCCCTTTTCGCGTTTCTTCAAACCAACGTTACTGGTCCGCCGCTCGAATTCAAATCCGTAGATGTTATCGTGCCCTCAATTTTACGGTCAAACCTCACCACGCTCCGAGCAGTTCGCGATAGAGTCATTCGGGATTTCTCTGTCGATGGGGAGGCGGCATACAAGCTCACCCCGTGTGTGGAGCTCTTCGCTGTTGCGAAGGCTATCCTGGTCGATGCGGATGTTCTTATTGGAGATGGCCCATTAGTGGCCAGGACTATACGGATGCGCGTCAATTTCCTGCACCAGAAGATGCTATCCGAGGTTACGAGCACGCTACAAGATGCTATCTACAAGGATTTGGGCGTCATTAGTAAGAGCTTGTTAGATGTCAAGTCCTCTGCTTTGGATAAGGGCAAGTTCTTGTTGGAACGTGCCACAGTCCACGTTCACCACGGCTTCGATGCCAAGGCAAGAACCGATCTCGAGAGCGCTGCTGCGGAGCGAAAGTTCGAGTTTGCGCTTACTGGCAGACTGGGGAAACGGACGAAGTTTCAGGACAGGGATATCAGTCAGCTTGTCATATTGGCGAAAAGTGCGGGCGATGAAAGCAACACAGATAAGATTGAGGGCTCGGATAATGCTGACGGCGACGTATCCGCGCCGAAGAAGTTGGACCTCAACGATGATACACTTTTGGAGACTATTTCTTTCACTAAATCCGATAAGGAGTCTGAGGAGAAGGCTGTGACTGTGCAAGAGGAGTCTACGCTTCCGCCTGCGTTGGCGTCTCTTGACCCTGGAGAGCAGCCGATGCTTGACCCAATTGACTCTGCTATCCTTCTCTCATTCGCCGCCGCAATCACTAATACTAGGCCCGAGGATGGACTTACTCGAGAGGAGACCGCACCTTATGCTACAAGGGTTCTTGATGGTGGCAGTTCGAACTGGCAAATCTACACGCAGGGTTTGCTACTACGCAGCCGGATTGAAGGGTACAGATCCAGAACCGTGGAGAGAGCTGTTTTGCAGATGCAAGCTGTCGTCGATCAGGTCCTGGCGGACACGGCTACGCCAGACACTCAAACAACTGAAACTCAGCAAGAGCCATCAACTTTCCTCCCAAGACCCGAGAGAGAGGAGTCTGCATCGGCTGCAGATCGACTCAAGTACATCTGGCTACTGAGCTTCTCCACGCGTTGGGATCTCGAATCTGAGCTGGCCAACCGATGGGTTAATCTTGGAGGTCTTCGAACCGCTCTGGAAATCTACGAACGCTTGCAGTTGTGGGCCGAAGTTGCGCTCTGTTACGCTGCGACGGATAAAGAAGACAAAGCCAGGATCACCGTCCGTAGACAACTCTACGAGCCAACAGGGCAAACCCCAGACGATGAGAATGAACAATTCGAGGGGCCTGAGatatctcctcctcctgccgACGCTCCCCGTCTGTTCTGCATTCTCGGTGACCTCCAAAGTGATCCAACCATGTACGACCGCGCTTGGGAAGTCTCTAACCACCGATATGCACGCGCTCAGCGCTCTCTAGCCCGCCACTTCCTCACCCTGCAGCCTCCCGCTCTTGAaaacgccgccgaagcctACAAAAAGAGTCTGCACATCAACCGCCTCAACCACGGCGCCTGGTTCGCCCTCGGTTGCGTCCAACTCGAGCTTCAGCACTGGGATGGAGCAATCGAATCCTTCACAAGAACCGTCCAACTTGAAGACACCGACGCAGAAGCATGGAGTAACCTCGCCGCAGCTATGCTCCGAACCTCCAAACCCTCTGAATCCGATGATACCCAAGAACAACTACTTCAAGAAGAACCACGCGAGCtagccgaggacgaggaagaatccGAAGAACCCCGAAGTATACCCCAAGATCCCCATAAGCGCAAACGCGAGGCCATCGCAGCCCTTCACCGCGCCGCACAACTCAAAAACACCGACGTCCGCATCTGGGATAACCTCCTCACCGTCGCAGCTTCCATCCCTCCCCCTTCAACTCCTTACCGCGACGTCATCGCCGCCCAGCGCAAAGTCATTGAACTTCTAGGCCCAAAGACTGGCGAAAAGTCAATCGACATCCCAGTCCTCGGAATGCTAGTCGACCACCTCGTCACCGCATACGATTACAACGAccttctcatccaacccaaCTCTGATTCGACGCCGACCGAGGGCCAGAAATCAGACACCAGGCCAGAGCCCGTCATCCGTAGCGGTACAATCGCCGGCTCGATCCTCTCACTAATCGAAAACTCCGTCATCCCCCTAATAACCCACTCTGCGCCGCTCTGGCTCCTCGTCTCAACCGTCGAGCGCTTCCGCGAACGCCCTTCTAGAGCTCTAGAGGCGCACGAAAAGGCCTGGCGTGCGACTGTTGCGTCCGCGTCGCAAGGTGCGTTCCAGATGGGCGATGAGAAGCGGTGGACGGATATTGTTACTGCAACGGAGAGGCTGGTGCGCAATGGGTATGCAAAATACGGCCCACTGGATAGGGAGGATGCAGTCCCTGGTGATGAGGCGGAGCTTGTTGCTAAAGATTGGAGATTCAAGGCGAGAAGTGCGGTTCGTGGGATTATGGGCAAGGGGAAGGAGTATTGGGAGGATACGGAAGGGTGGGAAAGGTTGAGGGAGCTGCAGAGTGAGATTGGGGGGAGGTAG
- a CDS encoding DUF890 domain protein (COG:S;~EggNog:ENOG410PIKW;~InterPro:IPR017182,IPR029063,IPR010286;~PFAM:PF05971,PF05175;~go_function: GO:0008168 - methyltransferase activity [Evidence IEA]): protein MGAARDIYKDGVDFASLALQSPDFAKFLKPNNQLDFTDPGAVRQLTVSLLKRDFGLKVEIPEDRLCPPVPNRLNYVIWLQDLLDTTGNEYRDSYDPDRVITGLDIGTGCCSIYPLLGVTMRPGWNFIASDIDDENIRTSKHTVKANELESRIRTVKTSLSDDLFPLDTVLGAERLDFTMCNPPFYSSQDEMLASAEEKERPPFSACTGAEIEMVTPGGEISYVSRMITESVQLKERVSWYTSMLGKLSSVSMLVEKLIELGNHNYAVTEFVQGNKTKRWAIAWSWADLRPTVSVARGIPGFPKHLLPFPSEYTFELPDSSIDNVGNIANTELSSLHIHWVWRKNLAMGVGFAPENVWARQYRRKMKMSDSEEKPEVDEDKAALGFKIQLKMDPVEDKLVRVVVRWLKGTDSVLFESFCGMIKRKLEGR from the exons ATGGGCGCAGCTCGCGATATTTACAAAGACGGCGTGGACTTCGCATCTCTCGCACTCCAATCCCCTGATTTCGCTAAGTT CCTGAAACCAAATAACCAATTGGACTTCACAGACCCTGGCGCTGTTAG GCAATTAACTGTGAGCCTTCTCAAACGAGACTTTGGTCTGAAAGTCGAAATCCCAGAGGACCGACTTTGCCCACCT GTTCCGAACAG GTTGAACTACGTCATATGGTTGCAGGACCTCTTAGACACAACAGGGAATGAATATCGAGATAGCTATGACCCCGACAGGGTTATTACAGGCCTTGATAT TGGAACAGGATGTTGCAGCATATACCCTCTTCTAGGGGTTACGATGAGACCTGGCTGGAATTTCATTGCGtctg ATATTGACGATGAAAATATCAGGACCTCCAAACATACAGTCAAGGCTAATGAGCTGGAGTCGCGTATTCGAACCGTGAAGACAAGCTTGAGTGATGATCTTTTTCCACTGGACACCGTTCTTGGTGCTGAAAG GCTTGACTTTACGATGTGTAACCCCCCATTCTACTCTTCTCAAGACGAGATGCTAGCGTCTgctgaggagaaagagaggccTCCATTCTCG GCCTGCACCGGCGCGGAGATCGAAATGGTAACTCCTGGAGGGGAAATATCCTATGTAAGCCGAATGATCACAGAGAGCGTACAGCTCAAAGAACGAGTCTCCTGGTATACATCAATGCTCGGAAAGCTTAGCAGCGTTTCCATGCTAGTTGAGAAACTCATAGAATTGGGGAACCATAACTACGCCGTGACGGAATTTGTCCAGGGAAACAAAACCAAGAGGTGGGCAATCGCTTGGTCATGGGCAGATCTCCGCCCAACTGTG AGCGTCGCACGCGGTATACCCGGTTTCCCTAAACATCTTCTCCCTTTTCCATCAGAATACACCTTTGAGCTACCCGATAGCTCCATCGACAATGTAGGCAATATTGCAAATACGGAACTGTCATCCCTTCACATCCACTGGGTGTGGCGCAAAAACCTAGCAATGGGTGTCGGGTTCGCCCCAGAAAACGTCTGGGCTCGTCAATACAGGcgaaagatgaagatgtccgATTCGGAAGAAAAGCCagaggttgatgaggacAAGGCGGCGCTTGGGTTCAAGATTCAATTGAAGATGGACCCCGTTGAGGACAAGCTTGTCCGAGTCGTAGTTCGGTGGCTTAAGGGGACGGATTCTGTTTTATTTGAGAGCTTCTGTGGGATGATTAAGAGGAAACTGGAGGGGCGATAG
- the pldA gene encoding putative phospholipase PldA (COG:I;~EggNog:ENOG410PKYE;~InterPro:IPR016555,IPR015679,IPR001736;~PFAM:PF00614;~go_function: GO:0003824 - catalytic activity [Evidence IEA];~go_function: GO:0004630 - phospholipase D activity [Evidence IEA];~go_process: GO:0006654 - phosphatidic acid biosynthetic process [Evidence IEA];~go_process: GO:0048017 - inositol lipid-mediated signaling [Evidence IEA]), with product MDNFKDKIHNLGDHLKDTHIDEKAHHLKHRVGKFFNIVNPNHRHDEEHEQETDRKRTAVSESHRFGSFAPIREGNRVKWYVDALDYLWAVSIALEQAKEVIYIEDWWLSPELFLRRPALTTQEWRLDQILKRKAEAGVKIYVIVYKEVNQALTCNSAHTKHALRALCPEGSPGYGNIKVLRHPDHNIFENAADMTLYWAHHEKFIVIDYNLAFIGGIDLCFGRWDAHQHPLADVHPSNLRAEVFPGQEFNNNRIMDFQSVGDWQSNEISKAEYGRMPWHDVAMGLIGDSVYDIAEHFVLRWNFIKRDKYKRDAGVDWLLLEGRTGDDEDIVAVQRPKYPVGDYVQHPYSPLSTKLRGKQGSVGAQIVRSSADWSSGILVEHSIQNAYKEIISKAEHFVYIENQFFITATGDEQQPILNTIGRSIVDACVRAGKEGRKFRVIIVIPAIPGFAGDLRQNEATGTRAIMDYQYKSINRGEHSIYGQISAQGVDPTQHIFVFNLRAFDRINKTPALVELENEAGVTYHDIQRGVAETLTSESVHPAIGKDGDKHEVNYGDAEKEKEERIAKLQKYEERNEAREGHPAANKDNVSHVAMLNGGKMSDEIWEGDPEAEKENFVQEELYVHGKVCIVDDRVAICGSANINDRSQLGYHDSELAIVVEDQDFINSTMDGKPYKAARLAATLRRQLWREHLGLLPAQDYDASKHPNAQPPTVCMNEILEGPENDFVTDPLNDELWKTWTGQASVNTEVYRQLFRTDPDDNIKTFEQYDSYRPKDGCKLGHLFDPYMPVKEVREKLDKIKGHLVWMPLDFLKDAEMAEPGLQVNQITESIYT from the exons ATGGATAATTTCAAGGATAAGATCCATAACCTTGGGGATCACCTCAAAG ACACCCATATCGATGAAAAGGCACACCACCTAAAGCACAGAGTCGGCAAGTTTTTCAACATTGTAAACCCGAACCACCGTCACGATGAAGAACATGAGCAGGAAACCGACAGGAAAAGAACCGCAGTCAGCGAGTCTCACCGTTTTGGTTCCTTTGCACCCATTCGGGAGGGAAACAGAGTCAAATGGTATGTCGATGCGCTCGACTACCTCTGGGCTGTTTCCATAGCCTTGGAGCAAGCAAAGGAGGTCATCTATATCGAGGACTGGTGGCTTTCGCCAGAACTGTTCCTTCGCAGGCCTGCTCTCACAACGCAAGAATGGCGATTGGATCAGATCCTTAAGCGTAAGGCGGAGGCCGGCGTGAAGATCTATGTGATCGTATACAAGGAG GTGAACCAAGCATTGACGTGTAACTCTGCTCATACAAAGCACGCTCTGCGGGCACTTTGCCCCGAGGGAAGCCCTGGATACGGGAACATCAAAGTCCTTCGCCACCCAGATCATAATATTTTCGAAAACGCGGCTGACATGACGTTATACTGG GCTCATCACGAGAAATTTATCGTCATCGATTACAACTTGGCTTTCATCGGAGGTATTGACCTATGCTTCGGTAGGTGGGACGCACACCAGCATCCACTAGCGGACGTGCACCCCTCAAATCTGAGGGCAGAGGTCTTCCCCGGGCAAGaattcaacaacaaccggATTATGGACTTCCAAAGTGTAGGGGACTGGCAATCAAATGAGATCAGTAAAGCAGAGTACGGTCGAATGCCATGGCATGATGTCGCTATGGGTTTGATTGGTGACTCTGTCTATGACATTGCCGAACACTTTGTCCTCCGGTGGAACTTTATCAAGCGTGACAAGTATAAGCGAGACGCGGGCGTTGATTGGCTTCTTCTCGAAGGTCGCactggagatgatgaagataTTGTTGCCGTTCAACGCCCCAAGTACCCAGTCGGTGACTACGTGCAGCACCCCTACTCGCCTCTGAGCACCAAGCTCCGTGGCAAGCAAGGATCCGTTGGAGCACAGATTGTTCGAAGTAGCGCTGATTGGAGCAGCGGCATCCTGGTTGAACACAGCATCCAGAATGCTTACAAGGAGATCATCAGTAAAGCTGAGCATTTTGTCTACATTGAGAATCAGTTTTTCA TCACTGCCACTGGTGACGAGCAACAGCCCATTCTCAACACAATTGGACGTTCTATCGTCGATGCTTGCGTCCGAGCGggcaaagaaggaagaaagttCAGAGTAATTATAGTCATCCCCGCTATCCCCGGATTTGCCGGAGACCTTCGACAAAACGAAGCTACTGGAACTCGCGCTATCATGGACTATCAGTATAAATCGATCAACCGAGGAGAGCACTCCATCTATGGTCAGATATCGGCCCAGGGAGTTGATCCTACAC AGCatatcttcgtcttcaatTTGCGGGCGTTTGATCGAATCAATAAGACTCCTGCGCTTGTAGAGTTGGAAAATGAGGCTGGGGTAACATATCATGATATCCAGCGTGGAGTGGCAGAAACCCTTACGAGCGAAAGTGTCCACCCGGCTATTGGTAAGGACGGCGATAAGCACGAAGTCAACTACGGagatgcggagaaggagaaagaagagcgAATCGCCAAACTACAAAAATATGAGGAACGGAATGAAGCTCGCGAAGGACACCCTGCTGCCAACAAAGACAACGTATCCCACGTAGCAATGCTTAACGGCGGCAAAATGTCCGACGAGATTTGGGAGGGTGATCCtgaagcggagaaggagaactTCGTTCAGGAAGAGCTTTATGTACACGGCAAGGTGTGCATTGTGGATGATAGGGTGGCAATCTGCGGCAGTGCCAATATCAACGATCGA TCCCAACTCGGATACCACGACAGCGAGCTCGCCATCGTTGTTGAGGATCAAGATTTCATCAACAGCACAATGGACGGAAAACCTTATAAGGCCGCGCGCCTTGCAGCGACTCTTCGTCGACAATTGTGGAGAGAGCATCTTGGCCTGCTCCCGGCACAGGACTATGATGCATCCAAGCATCCGAATGCCCAGCCGCCCACTGTCTGCATGAATGAGATTCTCGAGGGCCCGGAGAATGACTTCGTCACCGACCCATTGAACGATGAACTCTGGAAGACATGGACAGGCCAGGCTAGCGTGAACACCGAGGTCTACCGACAGCTCTTCCGCACAGACCCCGATGACAATATCAAAACCTTCGAACAATATGACTCGTATAGGCCCAAGGACGGGTGTAAGCTTGGCCACCTCTTCGATCCCTACATGCCGGTCAAAGAAGTCCGAGAGAAGCTCGATAAAATCAAAGGACATCTCGTCTGGATGCCTTTAGACTTCCTGAAGGATGCGGAAATGGCGGAGCCGGGTCTGCAGGTTAACCAAATTACGGAA AGTATTTACACCTGA